In Candidatus Hydrogenedentota bacterium, the DNA window GCGTTTCACGTATTGCCCGTGATCATCTTCGTGTCGGCGCTGGCGGCGATCCTGCAGCACTTCGGGATTATTCAGGCGGTCGTGCGCGCGATGGCGTGGCTCATGCGGCGCACGCTGAAAACCTCCGGCGCGGAGACCTTCGGCACGGCGCTGCTGGTGTTCCTGGGCATCGAATCGATGAGCGCGCTCGGCGGCTATCTCAAGACCATGACGCGCTCCGAAATGTTCACCATCATGACCGCGTTCCTGGCGACGATCGCCGCGAGCGTCATGGTGGCCTATGCGGGCTTCGGCGCGTCGCCCGGGCATCTGCTGGCCGCTTCGATCATGAGCGCGCCCGCCGCGCTCGTCATGGCGAAACTGCTTGTGCCGGAAATGGGCAATCCGGAAACCGCCGGGCGCGTGCGCATTCAAATTCCGGTTGAAAGCCATAGTATATTTGACGCGGCGTCGCGCGGGGGCGCGCTGGGCCTTGCCATGGCGCTGAACGTGGGCGCGATGCTCATCGTGTTTGTCGGGTTAATTTTCCTGCTCGACTACGCAGTGACCGGCGTGACCGGCCACACGACCACAGAATTGCTGGGCTGGCTGTTTCGGCCTTTCGCGCTGGCCATGGGAATCGCGCCGCGCGACGTGCCCGAGGTCGGCCAGCTGCTCGCCGTGAAGTCGGTCTTCAATGAGTTTCTCGCCTACGAACAACTGCAGCCGCTAATCCGGGAACAGGTGATCAGCCCGCGCTCCATCATGATTGCAACCTATGCCCTGTGCGGCTTCGCGAACCCCGGCAGCCTCGGCATCATGATCGGCGCGCTGGCCGCCCTCGCGCCCGAGCGGCGGTCCGAGGTCGCGGCGCTCAGCATCCGCGCGTTCCTGGGCGGAACCCTTGCCTGCTTCATGACCGCTTGCGTAGCCGGCGTGCTGGGCTGAAACAATCCGCGTCGCCCCGCGGTCAAAAGGGAAGAGCCGCGATTTGGCTTGAACCGAGGGCTTTGTCATGCAGTATTCCACGCGTTCTGTGACCCATTTCCTCTGTCTCTTCGCCGTCCTGGCCGTCTCCACCCCGCTGTTCGCCGACCAGCCCCCCGCCACGACGGCGCGAGAGATGCAGTCGCCAACGCCGCTGGACCGCTACGTCTACACACCGGACCCGCATTTCGCCTATTCGCTCGTCAACACGGTGGAAACCCCCGCTTGGAGAAGCTACATCATCGAGCTGACCTCGCAGGCATGGCGCACGACCGAAGAGGTGGACCGCCCGGTCTGGACGCACTGGCTCACGATTGTAGTACCTCCCGAGGTTGCCTGCGACACCGCGCTGCTCTACATCGGCGGCGGCAGGACTGGCGGCGACCCGCCGAACACGCCGGACCCCATGGTCGTGCAGGTCGCGAGGAAGACGAAGTCCGTGGCGGCGGTGCTGAACCAGGTGCCGAACCAGCCGCTCCGATTCGCCGGCGAAACCCGCTCGCGCTCCGAAGACGCGACTATCGCGTATACCTGGGAAAAATACATGCGCACAGGCGACGAAACATGGCCGCTGCGCCTGCCCATGACAAAGAGCGCGGTCCGGGCCATGGACGCGATTCAGGAATTCTGCGCCGCGCCCGAGCGCGGCATTCCTATC includes these proteins:
- a CDS encoding NupC/NupG family nucleoside CNT transporter, with protein sequence MSDMTLRLASLVGLGLMVGLAWLCSENRSRFSLRIVAWGIGLQFAFALLVLRTGFGRAFFDGVKRAFDVITEASDAGARFVFGNLYRVFIIDKVTVIGAQGPESADNFAVSAVLAFHVLPVIIFVSALAAILQHFGIIQAVVRAMAWLMRRTLKTSGAETFGTALLVFLGIESMSALGGYLKTMTRSEMFTIMTAFLATIAASVMVAYAGFGASPGHLLAASIMSAPAALVMAKLLVPEMGNPETAGRVRIQIPVESHSIFDAASRGGALGLAMALNVGAMLIVFVGLIFLLDYAVTGVTGHTTTELLGWLFRPFALAMGIAPRDVPEVGQLLAVKSVFNEFLAYEQLQPLIREQVISPRSIMIATYALCGFANPGSLGIMIGALAALAPERRSEVAALSIRAFLGGTLACFMTACVAGVLG